One Gammaproteobacteria bacterium genomic window, ATTGCTCGATTCATCCCGAGTCAGACGACACCATGCGCCTCTCGGCACGTCTGTGGGACGACGGCGATGTGCGAAACCTGAGCGCGATGACCGAACATATACACAAGTATGGCTCTTTGGCTGGTGTGGAGATGTGGTACGGCGGCGCTCATGCCCCGTGCATGGAGACCCGGTGCACCCCGCGCGGGCCGAGCCAGTACGCATCCGAGTTTG contains:
- a CDS encoding dimethylamine dehydrogenase, which gives rise to MARDPKHDILFEPINIGPKTLPNRFYQVPHCIGAGSDKPGFQAAHRSIKAEGGWGGINTEYCSIHPESDDTMRLSARLWDDGDVRNLSAMTEHIHKYGSLAGVEMWYGGAHAPCMETRCTPRGPSQYASEF